The Antedon mediterranea chromosome 7, ecAntMedi1.1, whole genome shotgun sequence genome has a segment encoding these proteins:
- the LOC140055137 gene encoding uncharacterized protein isoform X1, with the protein MSKVSERASEESFQDLPNVSLKSSRNLLTKELSDLMMGMSMTRPTEIKPYRNQDPVKVQDHGSYKTEIQPSYRTKDPVKVQENGSYNKTEIQPSYRTKDPIEVQARYGHKTEMQPYKTKDPLEVQAHYGHKTAMQPYKTKDPLQVPARYDHKTETQSYVRNDPIVDTQYRRPASYDKPSENENQYQVTAGKRTQTLTKSTDGSIGSSSMHTAISSSTVLYSETNKSSIISNPGLYNQAQTYKPLSRNSSNSVKNSLHQQYSENNSEDSSSAAEASIQRIHNSQDFAVWKRSSNNVDLPERSPRICRKTLADHFQNQPSIVSSCDSSTQSVTFNDGHLPVKMHRNSEASGYDGLNLNGNIGYGTERDEIPVKDYRYQTEQSTTREDMYSSHYTYYEEDDPYSCLESSMRSINYGQSETAAGEELYDLSVIVDQLEASVRHQVDQQIQTFQNNLHKVISEQLYQFRELLTVQTSRDVTQTVPSKTSREMPSTSSAAFYDDNNSTDFQQIATYQKSKEQLLTTHYNVQK; encoded by the exons ATGAGTAAAGTAAGTGAAAGGGCATCAGAGGAAAGTTTTCAAGATCTACCAAATGTTTCTTTAAAATCTAGCAGAAACTTGCTCACCAAAGAGTTGTCAGATTTAATGATGGGAATGTCTATGACTAGGCCTACTGAAATAAAGCCATACAGAAATCAGGATCCAGTAAAGGTACAAGATCATGGTAGCTATAAAACTGAAATTCAGCCATCATACAGAACAAAGGATCCAGTAAAGGTACAAGAAAATGGTAGCTATAATAAAACTGAAATACAGCCATCATATAGAACAAAGGATCCAATAGAGGTTCAAGCACGCTATGGTCATAAAACTGAAATGCAGCCCTATAAAACAAAAGATCCATTAGAGGTACAAGCACACTATGGTCACAAAACTGCAATGCAGCCCTATAAAACAAAAGATCCATTGCAGGTACCAGCACGCTATGATCATAAAACTGAAACTCAGTCCTATGTAAGAAATGATCCCATAGTAGACACTCAATATCGTCGGCCAGCCTCTTACGATAAACCgtctgaaaatgaaaatcagtACCAGGTAACTGCTGGTAAGCGTACACAAACTCTGACCAAATCTACTGATGGCTCAATTGGTTCTTCGAGTATGCACACTGCCATTAGTTCATCAACTGTCCTTTACTCTGAAACTAACAAGTCATCAATTATTAGTAATCCAGGGTTGTACAATCAAGCACAAACCTATAAGCCTCTTTCAAGAAATTCATCAAATTCTGTAAAGAATTCGCTACATCAGCAATACTCTGAAAATAATTCAGAAGACTCTAGCAGTGCTGCAGAAGCGTCAATTCAAAGGATTCATAATTCACAAGATTTTGCTGTTTGGAAAAGGTCATCAAATAATGTTGATTTACCAGAACGCTCACCACGTATTTGTCGCAAGACATTAGCAGATCACTTCCAAAACCAACCATCTATTGTCAGCTCATGTGATTCATCCACTCAATCCGTGACATTTAATGATGGCCATCTGCCAGTAAAGATGCACAGAAACAGCGAGGCCTCTGGCTATGATGGGTTAAACCTGAATGGAAATATTGGATATGGTACTGAAAGAGATGAGATTCCTGTCAAG GACTATAGATATCAAACGGAGCAGTCAACTACAAGGGAAGATATGTACTCATCACATTACACCTACTACGAGGAGGATGACCCCTACAGCTGTTTGGAATCGTCTATGAGAAGCATCAACTATGGCCAATCAGAGACTGCTGCTGGAGAAGAACTTTATGATCTTTCGGTCATTGTTGACCAGCTTG AAGCATCTGTGAGACACCAAGTTGATCAACAAATCCAAACGTTTCAAAATAACTTGCATAAAGTCATTTCAGAGCAGCTTTACCAGTTCAGAGAATTACTGACGGTACAGACTTCTAGAGATGTCACACAGACTGTCCCATCAAAG ACATCAAGAGAAATGCCTTCAACAAGCAGTGCTGCAttttatgatgataataatagtaCAG attttcaaCAAATTGCAACTTACCAGAAATCCAAAGAACA
- the LOC140055142 gene encoding organic cation transporter protein-like, whose product MSRFAGVLAPQILFLEKLWKPLPLVAFSFTSMSAGLLVLLLPETLNYPLPQTIEEAELVTRETNRYWGARDGLKMKDKYVISDKAVRGEREEKKNGPTEIFDSSM is encoded by the exons ATGTCACGTTTCGCTGGTGTGCTAGCGCCACAGATTCTTTTTCTTGAAAAACTTTGGAAACCGTTGCCGTTGGTGGCGTTTAGCTTCACGTCAATGTCTGCAGGATTACTGGTTCTACTTTTACCAGAGACTTTGAATTACCCGCTGCCTCAGACAATAGAAGAAGCAGAACTTGTTACAAG AGAAACCAACCGTTATTGGGGAGCAAGAGATGGTTTGAAAATGAAGGACAAGTATgtgatatctgataaagccGTAAGAGGTGAAAGAGAAGAGAAGAAAAATGGACCAACAGAGATATTTGATTCATCTATGTAG
- the LOC140055137 gene encoding uncharacterized protein isoform X2, translating to MSKVSERASEESFQDLPNVSLKSSRNLLTKELSDLMMGMSMTRPTEIKPYRNQDPVKVQDHGSYKTEIQPSYRTKDPVKVQENGSYNKTEIQPSYRTKDPIEVQARYGHKTEMQPYKTKDPLEVQAHYGHKTAMQPYKTKDPLQVPARYDHKTETQSYVRNDPIVDTQYRRPASYDKPSENENQYQVTAGKRTQTLTKSTDGSIGSSSMHTAISSSTVLYSETNKSSIISNPGLYNQAQTYKPLSRNSSNSVKNSLHQQYSENNSEDSSSAAEASIQRIHNSQDFAVWKRSSNNVDLPERSPRICRKTLADHFQNQPSIVSSCDSSTQSVTFNDGHLPVKMHRNSEASGYDGLNLNGNIGYGTERDEIPVKDYRYQTEQSTTREDMYSSHYTYYEEDDPYSCLESSMRSINYGQSETAAGEELYDLSVIVDQLEASVRHQVDQQIQTFQNNLHKVISEQLYQFRELLTVQTSRDVTQTVPSKTSREMPSTSSAAFYDDNNSTDFQQIATYQKSKEHYYNTTCI from the exons ATGAGTAAAGTAAGTGAAAGGGCATCAGAGGAAAGTTTTCAAGATCTACCAAATGTTTCTTTAAAATCTAGCAGAAACTTGCTCACCAAAGAGTTGTCAGATTTAATGATGGGAATGTCTATGACTAGGCCTACTGAAATAAAGCCATACAGAAATCAGGATCCAGTAAAGGTACAAGATCATGGTAGCTATAAAACTGAAATTCAGCCATCATACAGAACAAAGGATCCAGTAAAGGTACAAGAAAATGGTAGCTATAATAAAACTGAAATACAGCCATCATATAGAACAAAGGATCCAATAGAGGTTCAAGCACGCTATGGTCATAAAACTGAAATGCAGCCCTATAAAACAAAAGATCCATTAGAGGTACAAGCACACTATGGTCACAAAACTGCAATGCAGCCCTATAAAACAAAAGATCCATTGCAGGTACCAGCACGCTATGATCATAAAACTGAAACTCAGTCCTATGTAAGAAATGATCCCATAGTAGACACTCAATATCGTCGGCCAGCCTCTTACGATAAACCgtctgaaaatgaaaatcagtACCAGGTAACTGCTGGTAAGCGTACACAAACTCTGACCAAATCTACTGATGGCTCAATTGGTTCTTCGAGTATGCACACTGCCATTAGTTCATCAACTGTCCTTTACTCTGAAACTAACAAGTCATCAATTATTAGTAATCCAGGGTTGTACAATCAAGCACAAACCTATAAGCCTCTTTCAAGAAATTCATCAAATTCTGTAAAGAATTCGCTACATCAGCAATACTCTGAAAATAATTCAGAAGACTCTAGCAGTGCTGCAGAAGCGTCAATTCAAAGGATTCATAATTCACAAGATTTTGCTGTTTGGAAAAGGTCATCAAATAATGTTGATTTACCAGAACGCTCACCACGTATTTGTCGCAAGACATTAGCAGATCACTTCCAAAACCAACCATCTATTGTCAGCTCATGTGATTCATCCACTCAATCCGTGACATTTAATGATGGCCATCTGCCAGTAAAGATGCACAGAAACAGCGAGGCCTCTGGCTATGATGGGTTAAACCTGAATGGAAATATTGGATATGGTACTGAAAGAGATGAGATTCCTGTCAAG GACTATAGATATCAAACGGAGCAGTCAACTACAAGGGAAGATATGTACTCATCACATTACACCTACTACGAGGAGGATGACCCCTACAGCTGTTTGGAATCGTCTATGAGAAGCATCAACTATGGCCAATCAGAGACTGCTGCTGGAGAAGAACTTTATGATCTTTCGGTCATTGTTGACCAGCTTG AAGCATCTGTGAGACACCAAGTTGATCAACAAATCCAAACGTTTCAAAATAACTTGCATAAAGTCATTTCAGAGCAGCTTTACCAGTTCAGAGAATTACTGACGGTACAGACTTCTAGAGATGTCACACAGACTGTCCCATCAAAG ACATCAAGAGAAATGCCTTCAACAAGCAGTGCTGCAttttatgatgataataatagtaCAG attttcaaCAAATTGCAACTTACCAGAAATCCAAAGAACA TTATTACAATACCACTTGCATTTAA
- the LOC140055702 gene encoding organic cation transporter protein-like produces the protein MKFDNVFKYTGEYDRYHKILVNVVLCVLVSNVFANIGTVFYNGKMDHYCKVPNILENTSCSGTEYECGLDNLMFPPDDETTSFINETKCRMYTNMAGSNETQITKCKYGWTYDHSQYESTIVSEFDLVCDDSYKVSLAASSFLFGFFFGSIIFGTVCDYFGRKRGILLAFLLRTLAGITLSFAKSYWFYFVIRVIHGCVSIGMYISLFVYVNEFVAPSKRGLMSLMVQVYLSLGFVTLAFMAYLIRSWSNLILIASACPIPFLIVYLFMPESPRWLLLKKRPDEAKAILQKIAKFNNKELPDNVIDHIELPTDSTKQPSTFASVLNIFRYSNMRKKTLILIYCWFTACLVYYGLTYGVEGLDVNVYVGICVMGVLEFLSTLASIISIEKFGRRSVLAICLIFTGTMSFINIWIPSSFSDIRTAISLTGRFFVNGAFMIVYIVTAEIFSTDVRTTGLGICSFMSRFAGVLAPQILFLEQLWKPLPLVAFSFTSMSAGLLVLLLPETLNYPLPQTIEEAELVTRYTNRNWRTGDDLKLKLDKFGSYEDTRKEKRPDRKEEILNSTL, from the exons ATGAAATTCGACAATGTGTTTAAGTACACTGGAGAATATGATCGTTATCACAAAATACTCGTAAATGTAGTTTTATGCGTTCTAGTCTCGAATGTTTTTGCAAACATTGGGACGGTCTTCTACAATGGCAAGATGGATCACTACTGCAAAGTTCCAAACATCTTAGAAAATACCAGTTGTAGTGGCACAGAATATGAATGCGGTTTAGACAACCTGATGTTCCCACCAGATGATGAGACCACATCTTTCATTAACGAAACCAAGTGCAGAATGTACACGAATATGGCCGGAAGTAACGAAACGcaaattacaaaatgtaaatatgGATGGACATATGACCATTCTCAATACGAATCAACTATTGTATCAGAG TTCGATCTTGTATGCGATGATAGCTATAAGGTATCGTTAGCCGCTTCGTCGTTTCTATTTGGATTTTTCTTTGGATCTATCATATTTGGAACAGTATGCGATTA CTTTGGTAGAAAACGTGGGATTCTTTTGGCGTTTCTTTTAAGGACTTTGGCTGGAATTACATTGTCTTTCGCCAAATCTTACTGGTTTTACTTCGTGATTCGTGTTATTCATGGTTGTGTTAGTATAGGCATGTACATATCGCTATTCGTTTATG TGAATGAGTTCGTTGCTCCGTCAAAACGTGGACTTATGTCGTTAATGGTTCAAGTTTACCTCAGCCTAGGATTCGTGACGCTTGCTTTCATGGCATACCTCATTAGATCGTGGAGTAATCTAATACTCATTGCCAGTGCATGTCCTATACCATTTTTAATCGTGTACCT ttttatGCCAGAGTCACCCCGTTGGCTGCTTTTAAAGAAACGACCTGACGAAGCTAAGGCTATTCTACAAAAGATCGCAAAATTCAACAATAAAGAGTTACCCGATAACGTTATTGACCACATTGAACTACCAACA GATTCAACTAAACAACCATCAACCTTTGCATCTGTTCTCAATATCTTTCGCTACTCAAACATGAGAAAGAAAACACTAATTCTCATCTACTGTTG GTTCACGGCATGTCTTGTGTACTACGGTTTGACGTACGGCGTCGAAGGTCTTGACGTCAATGTGTACGTTGGAATCTGTGTCATGGGCGTGTTAGAGTTTCTTTCCACGTTAGCAAGTATCATCAGCATCGAAAAGTTTGGCAGACGAAGCGTATTGGCGATTTGTTTGATATTTACCGGCACTAtgtcatttattaatatttggatac cttCCAGTTTTTCAGACATACGAACCGCTATTTCACTGACAGGACGGTTTTTTGTGAATGGGGCATTCATGATAGTTTATATAGTTACGGCTGAGATTTTTTCAACAGATGTAAG AACAACTGGACTGGGAATCTGTTCGTTCATGTCACGTTTCGCTGGTGTGCTAGCGCCACAGATTCTTTTTCTTGAACAACTTTGGAAACCGTTGCCGTTGGTTGCGTTTAGTTTCACGTCAATGTCCGCAGGATTACTGGTTCTACTTTTACCAGAGACTTTGAATTACCCGCTGCCTCAGACAATAGAAGAAGCAGAACTTGTTACAAG ATACACCAACCGCAATTGGAGAACAGGAGATGATTTGAAGTTAAAATTAGACAAATTTGGATCTTATGAAGATACAAGAAAGGAGAAAAGGCCGGATCGGAAAGAGGAAATATTGAATTCAACTTTATAA
- the LOC140055701 gene encoding organic cation transporter protein-like, translated as MKFDDVFKYIGEYGLYHKILTNIVLCVVISNTLSNIGTVFLNGKMDHYCKVPNILENTSCSGTEYECGLDNLMLPPDDESTAFINETKCRMYTNLAGSNETQITKCKYGWTYDQSQYESTIVSEFDLVCEDSYKVSLAASSFLFGYFFGSIIFGAICDYFGRKRGIILAILLRILTGVAMSLAPSYWFYFVCRVANGCLNIGLFISVFVYVNEFVAPSKRAFISAMANVYFCVGFLILAFLAYFIRAWRTLYLVVSICPGLLLLVYFFIPESPRWLLLQNRQEEAKNILQKIAKFSNKELPDDFIEHIELKTEPTKQRPSTFASTLNIFRYSNMRRKTLILIYCWFTACLVYYGLTYGVEGLDVNVYVGICVMGVLEFFATFTTAFSIQRFGRRSMLVACLIITGTMSFINIWIPSSYAGIRTAISLTGRFFVTGTFIIAYVITAEIFSTDVRTIGLGICSFMARFAGVLAPQILFLEKLWKPLPLVAFSFTSMSAGLLVLLLPETLNYPLPQTIEEAELVTRDTNRNWRTGDDFKMKSDKPGSDKGLEKKERPDRKEETLNSTV; from the exons ATGAAATTCGATGATGTGTTTAAGTACATTGGAGAATATGGTCTTTACCATAAGATACTTACAAACATAGTTTTATGCGTTGTTATATCGAATACGTTATCAAATATTGGGACTGTCTTCCTAAATGGCAAGATGGATCATTACTGTAAAGTTCCAAACATCTTAGAAAATACAAGTTGCAGTGGAACAGAGTATGAATGCGGTTTAGACAACCTGATGTTACCACCAGATGATGAGAGTACAGCCTTCATTAACGAAACCAAGTGCAGAATGTACACGAATCTGGCCGGAAGTAACGAAACGcaaattacaaaatgtaaatatgGATGGACATATGACCAATCTCAATACGAATCAACTATTGTATCAGAG tTCGATCTGGTTTGTGAAGATAGCTACAAGGTATCATTAGCAGCTTCATCTTTCCTCTTTGGTTATTTTTTTGGATCGATCATTTTTGGAGCAATATGTGACTA CTTTGGCAGAAAGCGAGGAATTATCTTGGCAATTCTTCTTCGAATTCTAACTGGTGTTGCAATGTCTTTAGCACCATCTTACTGGTTTTACTTCGTGTGTCGTGTTGCAAATGGTTGTCTCAATATAGGCTTGTTTATCTCTGTATTTGTTTACG TGAATGAGTTCGTAGCGCCATCAAAACGCGCATTTATATCAGCAATGGCCAACGTGTACTTCTGCGTCGGATTTCTGATACTGGCATTCCTGGCATATTTCATTAGAGCGTGGAGAACCTTGTACCTCGTCGTCAGTATTTGCCCTGGACTACTACTATTGGTGTACTT CTTCATTCCAGAGTCACCTCGATGGCTGCTCTTGCAAAACAGACAGGAAGAAGCTAAGAATATTCTCCAGAAGATTGCTAAATTCAGCAACAAAGAGTTACCTGATGACTTTATTGAACACATTGAATTAAAAACG GAACCAACTAAACAACGACCATCAACCTTTGCGTCTACTCTCAACATCTTCCGCTACTCAAACATGAGAAGGAAAACACTCATTCTCATTTACTGTTG gTTTACTGCATGCCTTGTCTACTACGGTTTGACGTACGGCGTCGAAGGTCTTGATGTCAATGTATACGTTGGAATCTGTGTCATGGGCGTATTAGAGTTTTTTGCCACATTCACTACTGCCTTTAGTATTCAAAGGTTTGGAAGACGCAGCATGTTAGTCGCATGTTTGATAATCACCGGTACTATGTCATTCATTAACATTTGGATAC CTTCTAGTTATGCAGGCATACGGACAGCTATTTCACTGACAGGACGATTTTTTGTGACTGGGACATTTATCATAGCATATGTAATTACAGCCGAGATTTTCTCAACAGATGTTAG AACCATTGGACTGGGAATCTGTTCATTCATGGCACGTTTCGCTGGAGTTCTTGCTCCGCAAATTCTTTTTCTTGAAAAACTTTGGAAACCGTTGCCGTTGGTTGCGTTTAGTTTCACGTCAATGTCCGCAGGATTACTGGTTCTACTTTTACCAGAAACGTTGAATTACCCGCTACCTCAGACCATAGAAGAAGCAGAACTTGTTACAAG AGACACCAATCGTAATTGGAGAACAGGAGATGATTTCAAGATGAAATCAGACAAACCTGGATCTGATAAAGGCTTGGAGAAGAAAGAAAGGCCGGATCGGAAAGAGGAAACATTGAATTCAACTGTCTAA
- the LOC140055703 gene encoding organic cation transporter protein-like yields MKFDNVFKYTGEYDRYHKILVNVVLCVLISGVFANIGTVFYNGKMDHYCKVPNILENTSCSGTEYECGLDNLMLPPDDETTSFINETKCRMYTNLAGSNETEITKCKYGWTYDQSQYKSTIVSEFDLVCDDGYKVSLAASSFLFGFFFGSIIFGTVCDYFGRKRGILLAFFLRTLAGITLSFAKTYWFYFVIRVIHGCVNIGVYISLFVYVNEFVAPSKRGLMSLMIQVYVSLGFVTLAFVAYLIRSWSNLLLIGSACPIPFVIVYLFIPESPRWLLLKKRPDEAKAILQKIAKFNNKELPDNVIDHIELPTDSTTQPSTFASVLNIFRYPNMRKKTLILIYCWFTACLVYYGLTYGVEGLDVNVYVGICVIGVLEFISTLASIISIQKFGRRSILTICLIFTGTMSFINIWIPSSFPNIRTAISMTGRFFVNGTFMIVYLITAEIFSTDVRTTGLGICSFMSRFAGVLAPQILFLEKLWKPLPLVAFSFTSMSAGLLVLLLPETLNYPLPQTIEEAELVTRDTNRNWRTGDDFKLKSDKLGSEKDTRKKEMLDEKEEILNSTV; encoded by the exons ATGAAATTCGACAATGTGTTTAAGTACACTGGAGAATATGATCGTTATCATAAAATACTCGTAAATGTAGTTTTATGCGTTCTGATCTCCGGTGTTTTTGCAAATATTGGGACGGTCTTCTACAATGGCAAGATGGATCACTACTGCAAAGTTCCAAACATCTTAGAAAATACCAGTTGTAGTGGAACAGAGTATGAATGCGGTTTAGACAACCTGATGTTACCACCAGATGATGAGACCACATCTTTCATTAACGAAACCAAGTGCAGAATGTACACGAATCTGGCGGGAAGTAATGAAACTGAAATTACAAAATGCAAATATGGATGGACATATGACCAATCTCAATACAAATCAACTATTGTATCAGAG TTCGATCTTGTCTGTGACGATGGCTACAAAGTATCGTTGGCCGCTTCGTCGTTCCTATTTGGCTTTTTCTTTGGATCTATCATATTTGGAACAGTATGCGATTA CTTTGGTAGAAAACGTGGGATTCTTTTGGCGTTTTTTTTAAGGACTTTGGCCGGAATTACATTGTCTTTCGCCAAAACTTACTGGTTTTACTTCGTGATTCGTGTCATCCACGGCTGTGTTAATATAGGCGTATACATATCGCTATTCGTTTATG TGAATGAGTTTGTTGCTCCGTCAAAACGTGGACTTATGTCGTTAATGATTCAAGTTTACGTCAGCCTAGGATTCGTGACGCTTGCTTTCGTGGCATACCTCATTAGATCGTGGAGTAATCTATTACTCATCGGCAGTGCATGTCCTATACCATTTGTAATCGTGTACCT ttttattcCCGAGTCGCCCCGTTGGCTACTTTTAAAGAAACGACCTGACGAAGCTAAGGCTATTCTACAGAAGATCGCAAAATTCAACAATAAAGAGTTACCCGATAACGTTATTGACCACATTGAACTACCAACA GATTCAACTACACAACCATCAACCTTTGCGTCTGTTCTCAACATCTTCCGCTACCCAAACATGAGAAAGAAAACACTCATTCTAATCTACTGTTG GTTCACTGCATGTCTTGTCTACTACGGGTTGACGTACGGTGTCGAAGGTCTTGACGTCAATGTGTACGTTGGAATCTGTGTCATCGGTGTGTTAGAGTTTATTTCAACGTTAGCAAGTATCATCAGCATCCAAAAGTTTGGCAGACGTAGCATATTGACGATTTGTTTGATATTTACCGGTACTAtgtcatttattaatatttggatac CTTCCAGTTTTCCAAACATACGAACCGCCATTTCAATGACAGGACGGTTTTTTGTGAATGGGACATTTATGATAGTATATTTAATTACGGCCGAGATTTTTTCAACAGATGTTAG AACAACTGGACTGGGAATTTGTTCGTTCATGTCACGTTTCGCTGGTGTGCTAGCGCCACAGATTCTTTTTCTTGAAAAACTTTGGAAGCCTTTGCCGTTGGTGGCGTTTAGTTTCACGTCAATGTCTGCAGGATTACTGGTTCTACTTTTACCAGAAACTTTGAATTACCCGCTGCCTCAGACAATAGAAGAAGCAGAACTTGTTACAAG AGACACCAATCGTAATTGGAGAACAGGAGATGATTTCAAGTTGAAATCAGACAAACTTGGATCTGAAAAAGACACGAGGAAGAAGGAAATGTTGGATGAGAAAGAAGAAATATTGAATTCAACTGTATAA
- the LOC140055551 gene encoding organic cation transporter-like protein has translation MKFDHVFKYTGEYDRYHKILVNVVLCVIISNVFGNIGTVFYNGKMDHYCKVRNSLENTSCSGTEYECGLDNLMFPSDDVSTAFINETKCRMYTNLAGSNETQITKCKYGWTYDQSQYESTIVSEFDLVCDDSYKVSLAASSYLFGFFFGSIIFGAVCDYFGRKRGVILALLLRILAGIVASFTKTYWGFFVVRIIHGCVSIGMYLSLFVYVNEFVGPSKRGFMTLMVQVYHSLGFVILAFMAYFIRSWRNLLLIGSVCPVPILIVYFFIPESPRWLLLKNKQKEAKAILQKIAKFNNKDLPDNVIDHLEQQEDSTKLPSTFASVLNIFRYSNMRRKTLILIYCWFTACLVYYGLTYGVEGLDVNVYVGICVMGVLEFVATFASIIGSQRFGRRSILAICLLFTGTMSFINIWIPSSFPDIRTAISMTGRFFVTGTFMVAYVITAEIFSTDVR, from the exons ATGAAATTCGACCATGTGTTTAAGTACACTGGAGAATATGATCGTTATCACAAAATACTCGTAAATGTAGTTTTATGCGTTATCATCTCGAATGTGTTTGGAAATATTGGAACGGTCTTCTACAATGGCAAGATGGATCATTACTGTAAAGTTCGAAACAGCTTAGAAAATACCAGTTGTAGTGGAACAGAATATGAATGCGGTTTAGACAACCTGATGTTCCCATCAGATGATGTGAGCACAGCCTTTATTAACGAAACCAAGTGCAGAATGTACACGAATCTCGCCGGAAGTAACGAAACGCAAATTACAAAATGCAAATATGGATGGACATATGACCAATCTCAATACGAATCAACTATAGTATCAGAG TTCGATCTCGTCTGTGACGATAGTTACAAAGTATCGCTAGCCGCATCATCGTACCTATTTGGCTTTTTCTTTGGATCTATCATATTTGGAGCAGTATGCGATTA CTTTGGAAGAAAACGTGGAGTCATTTTGGCGCTTCTTTTGAGGATACTGGCCGGCATTGTAGCGTCGTTTACCAAAACTTACTGGGGTTTTTTCGTTGTCCGTATTATACATGGTTGTGTTAGTATTGGCATGTACCTATCTCTGTTCGTTTATG TTAATGAGTTCGTTGGCCCATCAAAGCGTGGGTTTATGACGTTAATGGTTCAAGTCTACCACAGCCTAGGATTTGTGATACTTGCTTTCATGGCGTATTTCATTAGATCGTGGAGAAATTTACTTCTCATCGGTAGTGTATGCCCTGTGCCAATATTAATCGTGTACTT CTTCATTCCAGAGTCGCCTCGATGGTTACTGTTGAAAAACAAACAGAAAGAAGCTAAGGCTATTCTTCAGAAGATCGCAAAATTCAACAACAAAGACTTACCAGATAACGTTATTGACCACCTTGAACAACAAGAG GATTCAACTAAACTACCGTCAACCTTTGCGTCTGTTCTCAACATCTTCCGCTACTCAAACATGAGAAGGAAAACACTCATTCTTATCTACTGTTG GTTCACGGCATGTCTTGTCTACTACGGGTTGACGTACGGTGTCGAAGGCCTCGATGTCAATGTATACGTTGGAATCTGTGTCATGGGCGTGTTAGAGTTTGTTGCCACATTCGCTAGTATAATCGGCAGTCAAAGGTTTGGCAGACGTAGCATATTGGcgatttgtttgttatttaccGGTACTAtgtcatttattaatatttggaTAC CTTCCAGTTTTCCAGACATACGAACCGCCATTTCAATGACAGGACGGTTTTTCGTGACTGGGACATTTATGGTAGCGTATGTAATTACAGCCGAGATTTTCTCAACGGATGTTAGGTAA